The Bombus huntii isolate Logan2020A chromosome 1, iyBomHunt1.1, whole genome shotgun sequence genome contains a region encoding:
- the LOC126871205 gene encoding transcription factor 21, with the protein MPRKRRASTPTLEVDEEEFVSEEKYSKDDLDSRAPRNAANARERARMRVLSKAFCRLKTTLPWVPADTKLSKLDTLRLAATYIAHLRAVLRDDGDAHSETTRSLSLALSWPFALQGGNASMLMNNSCNVSSSTSSSSNQYRGQQGNHEIQNFHHSGHQSVSLRHNHEPQLSYF; encoded by the exons ATGCCACGCAAGCGACGTGCTTCGACGCCGACGTTGGAAGTCGACGAAGAGGAATTCGTTTCGGAAGAAAAGTATAGTAAAGACGATTTGGACAGTCGTGCGCCAAGAAACGCGGCGAATGCGAGGGAACGGGCTCGGATGAGAGTACTCAGCAAGGCGTTTTGTAGATTAAAGACAACTTTACCTTGGGTACCAGCTGATACGAAGCTCAGCAAATTGGATACCCTTCGTTTAGCAGCTACTTACATTGCTCATCTTCGAGCGGTTCTGCGAGACGACGGGGATGCGCACTCGGAGACAACCAGATCCTTATCTTTGGCATTG tcTTGGCCGTTTGCTCTTCAAGGTGGGAACGCTTCTATGTTGATGAACAACAGTTGCAACGTATCATCGTCAACGTCATCTAGTTCTAATCAGTACCGTGGTCAGCAGGGAAACCATGAGATCCAGAATTTCCATCATTCTGGACATCAGAGCGTGTCACTGCGTCACAATCACGAGCCACAACTTTCCTATTTCTAA